A DNA window from Acetilactobacillus jinshanensis contains the following coding sequences:
- a CDS encoding MurT ligase domain-containing protein — MSLRSIIATAAGKSSYWFLHNIMHGGTAFPGEITTKIDPDILKSLGKNYRVVIVTGTNGKTLTTSLIVRALKQKYPHILTNPSGSNMKRGIVTTFLKGHHHRKGSRPLAILEVDEAYVIQVVKYIKPIAFVLTNIFRDQLDRYSEIYYTYDLILKAIKLAPKATIIANGDDSLFQSVNLPNPVVYYGFANHDEHLDFKAKPNTDDVICPRCHHILHYHYITYANLGDYFCPNCGYARPKLTTAVTKIDKLTPDTSEFEIDHHKLTIEAGGTYNIYNALTAYAVAKFFGVDDDKIIKAFRTNAQIFGRQEKIDINNRQIILIMIKNKVSVNVIFDMLAHEKNPFSFAFLLSSKNADGLDTSYMWDCNFEKVVKMHPKQFISGGDHYKDIAYRMKVAGAPDDKHIVAKNYKELIHDLANVPTKKVYVVACYTPMRTLRGILAEKGYVKKGLD; from the coding sequence ATGTCACTTAGAAGCATTATCGCTACGGCGGCCGGGAAGTCATCTTATTGGTTCCTGCACAACATTATGCACGGTGGGACGGCTTTCCCTGGTGAAATTACCACCAAGATTGACCCTGACATTCTGAAGTCATTAGGTAAGAATTATCGGGTCGTCATCGTCACCGGTACCAACGGTAAGACGCTGACCACGTCCTTAATCGTTCGAGCTTTGAAGCAGAAGTATCCGCATATCTTAACTAACCCGTCCGGTTCCAACATGAAGCGTGGGATTGTGACGACCTTCTTAAAGGGTCACCATCATCGGAAGGGTTCCCGTCCGTTAGCCATTTTAGAAGTTGATGAAGCCTACGTAATTCAGGTCGTTAAGTATATCAAACCAATTGCGTTCGTTTTGACCAATATCTTTCGTGACCAGTTGGACCGTTACAGTGAAATCTATTACACTTACGATTTAATTCTGAAGGCCATTAAGTTAGCACCGAAGGCTACCATCATCGCTAACGGTGATGATTCACTATTCCAGTCAGTTAATTTACCAAATCCGGTTGTATACTATGGGTTTGCAAATCATGACGAACACCTTGATTTCAAGGCTAAGCCGAATACCGACGATGTGATCTGCCCACGTTGTCATCACATTCTTCATTATCATTACATTACCTACGCTAATTTAGGTGACTACTTCTGTCCTAACTGTGGTTACGCTAGGCCAAAATTAACCACTGCGGTTACCAAGATCGATAAATTAACCCCTGATACTTCAGAATTTGAAATTGACCATCATAAGTTAACGATCGAAGCTGGTGGGACCTACAACATTTACAACGCCTTAACGGCTTATGCTGTCGCTAAGTTCTTTGGCGTTGATGATGATAAGATTATTAAGGCTTTCCGAACTAACGCCCAGATTTTTGGCCGTCAAGAAAAAATTGACATTAACAATCGTCAGATCATTTTAATCATGATCAAGAACAAGGTCAGCGTTAACGTTATTTTTGACATGTTAGCTCACGAAAAAAATCCGTTCTCGTTTGCCTTTCTGTTGAGCTCCAAGAACGCCGATGGTTTAGACACTAGCTACATGTGGGACTGTAACTTTGAAAAAGTCGTTAAGATGCATCCAAAGCAGTTTATCTCCGGCGGTGATCATTATAAGGATATTGCCTACCGTATGAAGGTTGCCGGTGCTCCAGATGATAAACACATCGTTGCTAAGAATTATAAGGAATTAATCCACGATTTAGCCAACGTACCGACCAAGAAAGTCTACGTTGTGGCTTGTTACACACCAATGAGAACGCTACGTGGAATTCTTGCCGAAAAAGGCTACGTAAAGAAGGGGCTCGACTGA
- a CDS encoding DNA/RNA non-specific endonuclease, with product MKLKLKRIAVLFSVLLVAVGLVGCGNTTHHSATRDDNHLVNLDYQSGHSAIVKVDHDRSTLNPRSWKSDHIVYTNLDHLNRTSKGNTAYLARQNIAHDTLRQRQFVFPSGWHQKMIANQAIINRGHEIAYSLSKGIDYTGSYRPYNPSGDQNNPRNLFTQTAFSNQKLQTIYESKVRRALYRNKKVIFRVKPIFRGHELMARGVHMQAISTDHSLDFNVYIFNVQPGVKFDYSTGRSIIDQSMQVPIPKNAPAFYNDYVDGRLIHYHDYRYHPVNPRRFHRRKLLINK from the coding sequence ATGAAGTTGAAATTAAAACGAATTGCGGTTCTCTTTAGTGTCCTACTGGTTGCCGTTGGTTTAGTTGGCTGTGGCAACACTACCCATCATTCTGCAACCCGTGATGATAACCACTTAGTTAATCTAGATTATCAGTCTGGCCATTCAGCCATCGTTAAGGTTGATCACGATCGAAGTACGTTGAACCCGCGATCCTGGAAGTCTGATCACATCGTTTACACTAACTTAGATCATTTGAACCGAACGTCGAAAGGGAACACGGCTTATTTAGCTCGTCAGAACATTGCCCATGACACGTTACGTCAGCGTCAGTTCGTGTTCCCGAGTGGCTGGCACCAGAAGATGATCGCTAACCAGGCAATCATTAATCGAGGCCATGAGATAGCGTACAGCTTGTCGAAAGGTATTGACTACACTGGCAGTTACCGACCGTATAATCCAAGTGGTGACCAGAATAATCCACGGAATCTGTTTACTCAGACGGCCTTTAGTAACCAGAAGTTGCAGACCATCTACGAGAGTAAGGTTCGACGAGCTCTTTACCGTAATAAGAAAGTGATCTTCCGGGTTAAACCGATCTTCAGAGGACACGAATTGATGGCTCGTGGCGTTCACATGCAAGCGATCTCAACGGATCATTCGTTAGACTTCAACGTTTACATCTTTAATGTTCAACCGGGTGTAAAGTTTGACTACTCAACGGGCCGTTCGATCATCGATCAATCGATGCAGGTTCCAATTCCGAAGAACGCTCCGGCTTTCTACAACGATTACGTTGACGGCCGTTTGATTCACTATCATGATTACCGTTATCACCCGGTCAACCCACGTCGTTTCCACCGCCGAAAACTGTTAATTAATAAATAA
- a CDS encoding methylated-DNA--[protein]-cysteine S-methyltransferase, giving the protein MERLYWNTAAFNDHRMYMAVTKKGLKFMSDPKQGISQIYDFYRHQSFEFKYQADLTRPYQKVIEDYLAGEHYSNHLPLDLDGIGDHLDHQVWHLVRQIPYGEVRTVKQLAKRLHSSAARIEKSLRLNPILILIPTHRVLETPEKLGHFRESPGMKSQLLEIETIMSNAGD; this is encoded by the coding sequence ATGGAAAGATTGTATTGGAATACCGCCGCGTTTAATGATCATCGAATGTACATGGCGGTGACGAAGAAGGGCCTTAAATTCATGTCCGATCCCAAGCAGGGGATTTCACAGATCTACGATTTTTATCGCCACCAGTCATTTGAATTTAAGTACCAAGCTGACTTAACTAGACCGTACCAAAAAGTGATCGAGGATTATCTTGCCGGTGAACACTATTCCAATCATCTTCCGTTGGATTTAGACGGGATCGGTGATCATTTGGATCATCAAGTCTGGCATTTAGTCCGACAAATCCCGTACGGTGAAGTACGGACCGTTAAGCAGCTGGCTAAACGACTGCACAGCAGTGCTGCCCGGATTGAAAAGTCCCTTCGCCTTAACCCAATCCTGATCCTGATTCCGACACATCGGGTCTTAGAGACACCCGAAAAATTAGGCCATTTTCGGGAAAGTCCGGGAATGAAAAGTCAGCTGTTAGAAATTGAAACCATCATGAGCAATGCGGGTGATTAA
- a CDS encoding type 1 glutamine amidotransferase, with product MKSKYELRIAHLYGDLMNTYGDYGNILVLQYYGRKMGIKVDANVVSIGSELDPDKYDLAIFGDGQYFEQSIVAKDLPFKKNALTKMINRGVPMLAVGEGYQLLGKSYLTPKGHKMPGLGIMSHTTDQRHRDHDFVGEERIADPITHQTYHGFEHHQDQTFLGNGEKPLGKVIDGMGGNNTKVNGEGAQLKNLYCTYIHSFLARNPEVTKSMLLKALKNKYPDEDFSKLAAMKFAPSY from the coding sequence ATGAAATCGAAATATGAATTACGAATTGCCCATTTATATGGTGACCTTATGAATACTTACGGTGACTACGGAAACATTTTGGTTCTGCAGTATTACGGTCGTAAGATGGGCATCAAAGTTGACGCTAACGTCGTTAGCATCGGTAGCGAGTTAGATCCTGATAAGTATGATTTAGCCATCTTTGGTGACGGTCAGTACTTTGAACAGTCAATTGTTGCGAAAGACTTACCATTCAAGAAAAACGCCTTAACGAAGATGATCAACCGTGGCGTTCCGATGTTAGCCGTTGGTGAAGGTTACCAGTTATTAGGTAAATCTTACTTAACGCCTAAGGGTCATAAAATGCCTGGCTTAGGTATTATGAGCCATACGACTGACCAGCGGCACCGTGACCATGATTTTGTGGGTGAAGAAAGAATCGCTGATCCCATTACTCATCAGACTTATCATGGCTTCGAGCATCATCAGGACCAGACGTTCTTAGGTAATGGTGAAAAACCGCTTGGTAAAGTCATTGATGGTATGGGCGGTAACAATACCAAGGTCAATGGTGAAGGTGCTCAGTTAAAGAACTTATACTGTACCTACATCCATTCGTTCTTGGCTCGTAATCCGGAAGTAACGAAGTCAATGTTATTGAAGGCTTTAAAGAATAAGTATCCTGATGAAGACTTTAGTAAGTTGGCCGCTATGAAGTTCGCTCCGTCTTATTAA
- a CDS encoding SGNH/GDSL hydrolase family protein, which produces MYLAIGDEQTPGYNPKTTNRTESKALTKALGQKVISKGVKGSSLTLKNKGNIMHQLDQFSLPAYDGILLFFGANDYFHSKANLGKINEAITKAVATIRRKSQYTRIYGILPLPMYDKNGNAYMGKRNQAFYTLHDLMDMIRITYTNNNVYSLNWLTLTAPIVNRNNAKQRLINGWIPTKETQQLMAQRISTFIKQHPVNV; this is translated from the coding sequence ATGTATTTAGCAATCGGTGATGAACAAACCCCTGGATATAATCCAAAAACAACGAATCGAACTGAATCAAAAGCCTTAACTAAAGCACTTGGTCAAAAGGTCATCAGTAAAGGTGTTAAAGGCTCTAGCTTAACTCTAAAAAATAAGGGTAACATCATGCATCAATTAGACCAATTTAGCCTGCCTGCTTATGATGGCATTCTACTATTCTTTGGTGCTAATGATTATTTCCACTCGAAAGCAAACCTTGGCAAAATCAACGAAGCCATCACTAAAGCTGTTGCCACCATCCGACGTAAAAGCCAATACACCCGGATCTACGGTATCTTACCATTACCTATGTATGATAAAAATGGGAATGCCTATATGGGTAAACGCAATCAGGCTTTCTATACCCTTCACGATCTAATGGATATGATTAGAATTACTTACACCAATAACAATGTCTACTCATTAAATTGGTTAACCTTAACGGCGCCGATCGTTAACCGGAATAATGCTAAGCAACGCTTAATTAATGGTTGGATCCCAACCAAAGAGACCCAACAATTAATGGCACAACGGATCAGTACCTTTATTAAGCAGCACCCTGTCAATGTATAA
- a CDS encoding IS3 family transposase: protein MYSFDFDTKANAVKAYLSGIGSTTLNHTYGIKSSATILGWVAKYKKYGSKGLVVSHTKSVYPFKYKLKVLNWMVLHHKSYPETALHFNIAFPATIFYWERKLENGDLRPMKSKYKSHKMNDDIDSLINQLKSCRKQNLELRIQCRYSNLTKDYDQIDSIHRIIKEYSQVPISRILKILDIPRSSYYYKKKASLSHRDAYNLKLAHTIYKIREISNYKFGYRTITGILRNTVHINHKRVQRIIQMYGWQCTAFSKKKRKYNSYHGQVGKIAPNVLGGNFKTKLFGRKTTTDVSECRYGNQDIHHRIYISPYMDLATDEIIAFNISNHPTVGFTLKPLIRGLNTLKKLHLPYKTIVHSDQGIQYQSHVWQDTLKNYGAIQSMSRKGRCHDNAQMESFFHLMKVGVMDKHYQTEGQLIKALKYWIWYYNNIRPKKKLGYKSPVEYRKFLIA from the coding sequence ATGTATAGTTTTGACTTTGACACTAAAGCAAATGCAGTTAAAGCCTATTTGTCGGGAATAGGTTCAACTACGTTGAACCATACCTATGGGATTAAAAGTAGTGCAACGATATTGGGTTGGGTCGCCAAATATAAGAAATATGGTTCTAAGGGCCTAGTTGTAAGCCATACCAAGAGCGTGTATCCTTTTAAATATAAATTAAAAGTGCTGAACTGGATGGTACTTCACCACAAGTCTTATCCAGAGACAGCACTTCACTTTAATATTGCGTTCCCAGCAACAATCTTTTATTGGGAACGTAAATTAGAAAATGGAGATCTACGCCCAATGAAATCTAAGTATAAATCCCATAAGATGAATGATGACATAGACTCGTTAATAAATCAATTAAAATCTTGTCGAAAACAAAATTTGGAACTTAGAATCCAATGTCGGTACAGTAATTTGACTAAAGACTATGACCAAATAGACAGTATTCATAGGATAATTAAGGAATATTCTCAAGTCCCGATAAGTCGTATCTTAAAGATACTTGATATTCCCCGAAGTAGCTATTATTACAAGAAGAAAGCGTCGCTTTCTCATCGTGACGCATATAATTTAAAATTAGCTCATACAATTTACAAAATAAGAGAAATATCTAACTATAAATTTGGGTACCGTACAATTACAGGCATTTTAAGAAACACTGTCCATATAAATCATAAGCGGGTCCAAAGAATTATTCAGATGTATGGCTGGCAATGTACGGCTTTCAGCAAGAAAAAGCGTAAATATAATTCATATCATGGTCAGGTTGGCAAGATAGCTCCTAACGTACTTGGTGGGAACTTTAAAACTAAATTATTTGGACGCAAGACAACGACTGATGTAAGCGAGTGTAGATACGGGAATCAAGATATTCATCATCGCATCTATATATCGCCATATATGGATTTAGCGACCGATGAAATTATCGCATTCAATATCAGTAATCATCCAACCGTAGGTTTCACCTTAAAGCCATTAATTAGGGGCCTGAATACATTAAAGAAACTTCATTTACCATATAAAACGATTGTCCATAGCGATCAGGGAATTCAATACCAAAGCCACGTTTGGCAAGACACTCTAAAGAATTATGGTGCAATTCAATCGATGTCTCGTAAAGGTCGCTGTCATGACAACGCCCAAATGGAGTCATTCTTTCATCTGATGAAGGTTGGAGTAATGGATAAACATTATCAGACCGAAGGTCAGTTAATTAAGGCACTTAAGTATTGGATATGGTACTATAACAATATTCGCCCAAAGAAAAAACTAGGTTATAAATCTCCGGTTGAGTACCGAAAATTTCTTATAGCCTAG
- a CDS encoding ImmA/IrrE family metallo-endopeptidase encodes MKSRQEWMRNHLIHQNNQYRFNYIKCIHINDDVINISDKISNLLKLNIIRDNSGTNENSDRTFFNLLRQKISNMGIVIMQSGIVGKNTHRTLKVKDFRAFALIDDIVPFIFINNSDSMRAKIFSLVHELIHILLGKNEILNASIEESNQIDSERWINNVTANVLIPEELVLNYINDVPRDEIRNIASVSHVSELATAIRLKKLGIHGITEKLIDEIKRHEKKLLKINKENSKNSGGDYYNNVSSRVDTHFATAVINSEAEGDITLPRAASMLDVSLTHYDNAIKKL; translated from the coding sequence ATGAAATCTCGCCAAGAATGGATGAGAAATCACTTAATTCACCAAAATAATCAATATAGATTTAATTATATAAAATGTATCCATATTAATGATGATGTTATTAACATATCCGATAAAATAAGTAATTTATTGAAATTAAATATAATTAGAGATAATAGTGGTACTAATGAAAACTCTGATAGAACATTTTTTAATTTATTAAGACAAAAAATTAGTAATATGGGTATTGTTATTATGCAAAGTGGTATTGTTGGTAAAAATACCCATAGAACATTAAAAGTAAAAGATTTTAGAGCATTTGCATTAATAGATGATATAGTTCCATTTATATTTATTAATAATTCTGATAGTATGCGTGCAAAAATATTTTCATTAGTTCATGAACTTATTCATATTTTGCTTGGTAAAAACGAAATATTGAATGCATCTATAGAAGAAAGTAACCAAATTGATTCCGAAAGATGGATTAATAATGTGACAGCTAATGTATTAATACCTGAAGAATTGGTATTGAATTATATTAATGATGTTCCAAGAGATGAAATTAGGAATATAGCCTCCGTTTCGCATGTTAGTGAATTGGCTACAGCAATAAGACTAAAAAAACTGGGTATTCATGGTATAACAGAAAAACTGATTGATGAAATTAAACGTCATGAAAAGAAATTATTAAAAATAAATAAAGAAAATAGTAAAAACTCTGGCGGGGATTATTATAATAATGTATCTTCTAGAGTAGATACTCATTTTGCAACAGCGGTTATTAATTCTGAAGCCGAGGGTGATATTACATTACCTAGAGCTGCTTCAATGCTAGATGTAAGTTTAACGCATTATGATAATGCCATTAAAAAATTGTAA
- a CDS encoding iron-sulfur cluster biosynthesis family protein: MDKITISDAVKKRIEDKIKGPAKLLLSYNDGVGPYSKVGSCSIGTAFDIIAVKPDEKTPDYGGKLDSDLGTFYYKPYSARYLDKGLKLDVGSFNQINLSGEGGVIDGSVNIIDDRNN, translated from the coding sequence ATGGACAAGATTACGATTAGTGATGCCGTTAAAAAACGAATCGAAGACAAAATCAAGGGTCCCGCTAAATTATTACTCAGTTATAACGATGGTGTCGGGCCTTATTCTAAAGTGGGTTCATGCAGCATTGGCACGGCGTTCGACATTATTGCCGTCAAGCCCGATGAAAAGACACCTGACTATGGTGGTAAGTTAGATAGTGACTTAGGGACCTTTTATTACAAACCATATTCAGCCCGTTATCTTGATAAAGGTCTGAAGTTAGATGTCGGTTCTTTCAACCAAATCAACCTATCTGGTGAAGGTGGCGTGATCGACGGCAGTGTCAATATAATTGACGATCGTAATAATTGA
- a CDS encoding acyltransferase family protein yields MKRKPRLKNSHYITGIDGLRALAVIGVIIYHLLPYDLKGGYMGVPIFFVISGYLITDLFMKEWRQTGTINIKTFYYRRMKRLYPALVTTVIGSGAYITLFQRNLLVHLRSVIWTNLLYVYNWWEIAHGQSYFNRFQGESPFIHLWTLAIDGQYYLFWPWVMVALVLLLHKNSKLLAVLFIALTFIGAWYMAFIYMHTNNINRVYYGTDTRMFSFFAGIALAYMFPVDKVRHKLSAFKRILIDLIGLVSLIGLIYAGFTMAGQSASTYKGGMLLVTLEATVFLGTIVYSHADVNRVMTNPIFHWLGTRSYGIYLYQFPVMIFYEAKVPRTRLSHPLLNAIIEMIIIGLISEASFRWIEQPMHHYDYSRLGYDIKHYFRNRSFKSTMRKLLIIPVIAVFYVCGVGAVQAPNHQNPNMLQKHITTNQRSLSKGNKQLIKRQKKDHGKDKVTNNQLRRPLTKQEQQVAKRYGLNKRQVLDAKSFPMTAVGDSVLVDGSKDLHQVFKNTLIKAKVGGQLNQAADILRQEKSNHTLQKNILVNIGTNAPLTSSQIKEIMDIVGPHRNVYWITAHVPTKPYQNSTNNTIRRAGKKYRNFHVIDWYAASHSHSNYFWSDHVHPNPKGNQEYTSLIVKTIFK; encoded by the coding sequence ATGAAACGTAAGCCACGCTTAAAGAATAGCCACTACATCACTGGGATTGATGGTCTCCGTGCGTTAGCGGTCATTGGTGTTATCATCTACCATTTACTACCTTATGATCTAAAAGGTGGTTACATGGGAGTTCCCATCTTTTTCGTCATTTCCGGATATCTGATTACCGATCTGTTTATGAAGGAATGGCGGCAGACGGGTACCATTAACATTAAGACGTTCTATTATCGTCGGATGAAACGTCTGTATCCAGCCTTGGTCACCACGGTGATCGGATCTGGAGCATACATTACGTTATTCCAGCGGAATTTGCTGGTTCATTTGCGTTCCGTCATCTGGACGAACTTACTGTACGTTTATAATTGGTGGGAAATCGCCCACGGCCAAAGTTACTTTAACCGATTCCAGGGTGAATCACCGTTCATTCATTTGTGGACGTTAGCCATCGATGGTCAGTACTACTTATTCTGGCCATGGGTCATGGTTGCCTTGGTATTATTACTGCATAAGAACAGTAAGTTACTGGCGGTCTTATTCATTGCCTTAACGTTCATTGGTGCCTGGTACATGGCATTCATTTACATGCATACCAATAACATCAACCGTGTTTACTATGGTACTGATACGCGAATGTTCTCGTTCTTTGCTGGAATCGCATTGGCTTACATGTTCCCAGTTGATAAAGTCAGACATAAATTGTCAGCGTTTAAACGAATTCTGATCGATCTAATTGGATTGGTTTCATTAATCGGCTTGATTTATGCCGGCTTTACGATGGCTGGTCAGAGTGCATCCACTTATAAAGGTGGCATGTTACTCGTTACCTTAGAAGCCACCGTCTTTTTAGGCACCATCGTTTATTCACACGCCGACGTTAACCGAGTTATGACTAACCCGATCTTCCATTGGTTAGGGACCCGTAGTTACGGGATTTACCTGTATCAATTCCCAGTTATGATCTTTTATGAAGCTAAGGTTCCCCGAACCAGGCTTAGTCACCCGTTACTTAACGCCATTATCGAAATGATTATCATCGGTTTAATCAGTGAAGCATCATTCCGCTGGATTGAACAGCCAATGCATCATTATGATTACAGCCGTCTTGGTTATGATATCAAGCACTACTTCCGCAACCGTTCCTTTAAGTCAACGATGAGAAAGTTACTGATTATTCCAGTTATCGCGGTCTTCTACGTTTGTGGTGTCGGTGCCGTTCAGGCTCCTAATCATCAGAATCCGAACATGTTGCAGAAGCACATTACGACTAACCAGCGTTCATTATCGAAAGGTAATAAACAGTTGATCAAGCGTCAGAAGAAGGATCACGGTAAGGATAAAGTTACCAATAATCAACTTCGTCGTCCGTTAACTAAGCAGGAACAACAGGTTGCCAAGCGCTATGGCTTGAACAAACGTCAGGTCTTAGATGCCAAGAGCTTCCCGATGACTGCCGTTGGTGACTCCGTATTGGTTGATGGCTCAAAGGACTTACATCAAGTCTTTAAGAATACGTTGATTAAAGCCAAAGTTGGTGGCCAGTTGAACCAGGCTGCTGATATTCTTCGTCAAGAGAAATCTAACCACACCTTACAGAAGAACATCCTGGTCAATATTGGTACTAATGCACCGTTGACATCTAGCCAAATCAAAGAAATTATGGACATCGTTGGCCCACATCGTAATGTTTACTGGATTACGGCTCACGTTCCAACTAAGCCTTACCAGAATTCGACGAATAATACGATTCGTCGTGCTGGTAAGAAGTACCGTAACTTCCACGTGATTGACTGGTACGCCGCAAGTCATAGCCACTCAAATTATTTCTGGAGCGATCATGTCCACCCGAACCCAAAGGGTAATCAGGAATACACCAGTTTGATTGTCAAAACGATTTTTAAATAA
- a CDS encoding putative polysaccharide biosynthesis protein: MSNNNQSTESSEDQSTMLAGSTWMTAGSIFSRILGAIYIIPWSIWFADKYFRANAIYVQGYNVYATLLIIAIAGIPSAIAKQVAHYNALNEYGIGVKLYKRGLSLSITIGIICAGVFYYCAPFLDNDDANVIPVMHSLAWAIMIIPSMSITRGFFQGYQDMAPSAISQFGEQVVRVAYMLVTAYIIMQVMHGNWVTAVSQSTFAAFVGAVAGFAILGWYYMRRHHYYRSLVINSNHKMKVPTMELYHEIIQQSIPFIILGAGTSIFQLIDQYTFFRAMHKFTDYSSIEVNDLYAIFAGNAGKLIMITISLSTSIAITVVPLLSKSYTRHDKAETRQQITSALILFEFVMLPSSLGMAAVAGPLNRLFYGVGHQVIAANVLSFYSLIAITFGLFAIVSAMMQGISQNKRAVKYFFVGTLVKVILQVPFIKFFGTFGPMITSGIGFIVTSGLILHSMNKQFGINYDQIAKATNGILLCSVLVYVEALVTVTLSNRYLAPLMNIDGRVGSFVVTMIAVIIAGLTYVYCVFKSHLADYVLGNNMSDSIRAKLRIKA; the protein is encoded by the coding sequence ATGTCGAATAATAATCAAAGTACCGAATCTTCAGAAGATCAATCAACCATGTTGGCCGGTTCGACCTGGATGACCGCCGGCAGTATTTTTTCACGAATTTTAGGTGCGATCTACATCATTCCGTGGAGCATCTGGTTTGCCGACAAGTACTTCCGGGCCAACGCCATCTACGTCCAAGGATATAACGTGTACGCGACGTTACTGATTATCGCAATTGCCGGGATTCCATCGGCAATCGCTAAACAGGTTGCCCATTACAACGCATTGAACGAATATGGTATCGGGGTCAAGCTGTATAAGCGAGGCTTGTCATTGTCGATCACGATCGGGATTATCTGTGCCGGTGTCTTTTATTATTGCGCGCCGTTTCTGGATAACGACGATGCTAACGTCATCCCTGTCATGCATTCGTTAGCCTGGGCGATCATGATTATCCCGTCGATGAGTATTACCCGTGGCTTTTTCCAGGGTTATCAAGATATGGCACCGTCAGCGATCTCGCAATTTGGTGAACAGGTCGTCCGAGTTGCCTACATGCTAGTCACGGCATACATTATTATGCAGGTCATGCATGGTAACTGGGTTACAGCCGTTTCACAGTCGACTTTTGCCGCTTTCGTCGGTGCCGTTGCCGGCTTCGCAATCCTAGGTTGGTACTACATGCGTCGTCACCATTATTACCGTAGCTTGGTGATCAACAGTAACCACAAGATGAAGGTTCCAACGATGGAGCTTTATCATGAAATTATCCAGCAGTCGATCCCGTTCATTATCTTGGGTGCCGGAACGTCGATCTTTCAATTGATCGACCAATACACGTTCTTCCGTGCTATGCATAAGTTCACTGATTATTCGAGTATCGAAGTCAATGATTTGTACGCCATCTTTGCTGGAAATGCCGGAAAGTTGATCATGATTACGATTTCGCTCTCGACGTCGATTGCGATTACCGTGGTTCCGTTATTATCGAAGTCGTATACCCGACACGATAAAGCCGAAACTCGTCAGCAGATTACCAGTGCCTTGATTCTGTTTGAATTCGTGATGTTACCGAGTTCATTGGGGATGGCTGCGGTTGCCGGACCGTTGAACCGCTTATTCTATGGTGTTGGTCATCAGGTAATTGCCGCTAACGTCCTTTCGTTTTACTCACTGATTGCGATTACGTTTGGTCTCTTTGCAATCGTCAGTGCCATGATGCAGGGGATCTCGCAGAACAAGCGGGCCGTTAAGTACTTCTTTGTTGGGACGTTAGTGAAGGTTATTTTGCAGGTTCCATTTATTAAGTTTTTCGGCACGTTCGGCCCGATGATCACTAGTGGGATCGGTTTTATCGTCACCAGTGGCTTGATCTTGCATTCGATGAATAAGCAGTTTGGTATTAATTATGATCAGATTGCTAAAGCTACGAACGGGATTTTACTGTGCTCGGTATTGGTATACGTCGAAGCATTGGTTACCGTTACTTTGAGCAACCGTTACTTAGCACCGCTGATGAATATTGACGGTCGTGTTGGTAGCTTCGTCGTTACCATGATTGCCGTTATCATCGCTGGCTTAACTTACGTATACTGCGTATTTAAGAGCCACTTAGCTGACTATGTCTTAGGTAATAATATGTCCGACAGCATCCGTGCTAAGTTAAGAATTAAAGCTTAA